The genomic window GACCGGAATGCCGACGGCAGAAATAGCGATCGGGTAAAGCAGGGCATCGACGTTAGTGGCGATGGCTTCTGCCGTTGCACCGATGACCAGGGCTGCACAGGTTGCTTCAGCGAGCGACCCGAAAAGATCCGCGCCCATACCCGCAATGTCACCGACGTTGTCACCGACGTTGTCGGCGATCACGGCTGGGTTACGCGGATCGTCTTCGGGAATGCCTTGTTCCACCTTACCGACCAAGTCAGCGCCGACGTCTGCTGCTTTGGTGTAGATACCGCCGCCGACGCGTCCAAAAAGAGCAACTGTAGAGCCGCCCAGACCGAAGCCGGCAACCATATCCATGACCAGCTCAGGCTTGCCGAGGAGTTGGGTGTAGACGAGGGTAATGGTGATGAGTGCGAGTAAAGCTAAGCCAACGAGTCCGAAGCCCATGACGGCCCCAGCATCAAAGGCCACGCGGAATGCGGAACCAATGCTCTGCTGCGCGCGGGAGGTCGCACGCACGTTACCCATGGTCGCGATCTTCATACCTAAAAAGGCGCAGATGCTCGAGGTCACAGCGCCAGCTAAGAACGAAACGGCACTGTAAGCGCCCTCGTTGAACGGCAATGTGCCGGTATTAAGAGCAAAGTAGATAAGACCAGCAAATGCGAGGGCAAAAGCCCCCACGAATAAATACTCGCGCGACAAAAAGGCCATGGCGCCTTCAGCGATAGCGTCAGAGATCTCTTTCAATCGGTCGACTTGGGCAGTGGTCCCTGCCTCAATCGGCACCCTAACGACGCGCCATGCATAAAACACGGCGGCCAAAATGGCCAAAACTCCACAACCGTAAATCACTGCAACCACTTCACATCCTCCCAAAAAAGTCATGCCCCGGCCACCGTCTCGTGACCGAGGTACACTTATGGCGCGGGACCGGCACTTTAGCACCGATCACGCCGGAGGACATTAATAAAACTTAGGGGGATTTGACGCCCACCTTGGCCGTTGACTTGCTGCTGCCGCCGTCGCTGTCCTTCACTTCCACCTCGAGAGTGCCGTCGAGTCCCTCTAGTTCGAACGGCGCAGTCTTGAAGATCCAGTTACCGGGATTATTAGGATCCGGATCTATCGAGGCTATGGCGACCTGTTTCGAAACCCCGCCCGAGGTGAGCGTTGCGGTAGCCGAGGTTGGCACCAACGTCGGTGGCTCAAACTTCAGGATCGAGCCTGCCAAATCAGTGGCGTTGCTGACAAGTTTGACGCGGTTTGGGTCGCCGGTCACATTGGTCATAGTGGACTGTGCTGTGGCTGCCTGAGCACCCAGCAGAATACTGTTCAGTGTCACACCAGGGGTCACGTCTTTGAGTGCACGCCCGGCATCGATAGCATGGCCGATCACGGTCGGATCGTTATCAAAGCTGAAGGAACCGTCCAGCTTCACGTTGGGCGCGCCGTCCGTGATGAAGTAGATCAGCACCCGACCTTGCACGCCTTGCAGCATATATCGCGCCTGCTGAAGGGGAGCGTGATAATTGGTGGCACCGGCAGCGCGGCAAAACTTATCGGCCACGAGACTCTGAGCAAAGGTGTCGACGTCGGCGAGTGGGATGATTCCCGTCACGTCGACAGCGGTCGAGAACGGAATCATGCCTTCC from Deltaproteobacteria bacterium includes these protein-coding regions:
- a CDS encoding sodium/proton-translocating pyrophosphatase, which encodes MTFLGGCEVVAVIYGCGVLAILAAVFYAWRVVRVPIEAGTTAQVDRLKEISDAIAEGAMAFLSREYLFVGAFALAFAGLIYFALNTGTLPFNEGAYSAVSFLAGAVTSSICAFLGMKIATMGNVRATSRAQQSIGSAFRVAFDAGAVMGFGLVGLALLALITITLVYTQLLGKPELVMDMVAGFGLGGSTVALFGRVGGGIYTKAADVGADLVGKVEQGIPEDDPRNPAVIADNVGDNVGDIAGMGADLFGSLAEATCAALVIGATAEAIATNVDALLYPIAISAVGIPVCLLTALFARLGKDSTAVEPVLKRQLLISTVLMSIAIYLVTDKVMVESFTVGTTVVTKTGVLASILA
- a CDS encoding VWA domain-containing protein, encoding MQVSRREPQMSVSRKYRGTGKVGVSSWGGLMAACLLTLNLGGCSSANFDAPTGTAKAGPSKPTKPSQPTTGRGKRGDADGSSGGGPADQPQSLALSCAELADPETAKVEILPDKNGKARMAELTGSICPKPQRPSRITVLFLIDWSGSMQTMDPKVGDSCGRLQAAKAITSYLKNSADPSTVVQEGMIPFSTAVDVTGIIPLADVDTFAQSLVADKFCRAAGATNYHAPLQQARYMLQGVQGRVLIYFITDGAPNVKLDGSFSFDNDPTVIGHAIDAGRALKDVTPGVTLNSILLGAQAATAQSTMTNVTGDPNRVKLVSNATDLAGSILKFEPPTLVPTSATATLTSGGVSKQVAIASIDPDPNNPGNWIFKTAPFELEGLDGTLEVEVKDSDGGSSKSTAKVGVKSP